Below is a window of Methanosphaera cuniculi DNA.
TAGAATATTAAAATTTTAAAAATACTTATGCTACAGTAGTATCATTACTACCTTCAATTGCATCATCACGTTTTGCCCATCTGACAACGCGCATAGTGAAAGGTTCAGCAATTGAAATCCAAATTAAACTTAATACCCAGTGGCTGAAAATCATAATAGCAATTTCCATAACTGGAACTTCACCAATAAATGCAAGTCCAATAAAGATAATATTATCAACAAGTTCACCCATAGCAATAGCAAATAAATTTCTAAGTCCTATATGTGAATCCCCACGATTAACAATAACAGTTAAACGAGCATTTACAAGATTACCAATAAGATAACTAATATATGAAGCTATAAGAATCTTTGGAGTCTGAGTAAATACAAATGCTAAACTACTATCTCCTGTATAATTAGCAGGTGATGGTAAAAATAACAATAAAGTTGTCATAAATACAAATAATACATCAGCTGCAATACCTAAAACTAAAGTTCTACGAGCTGCTCTTTCACCATAAACTTCTGTAATAACATTAGTTAAAACATAAACCAGCGGATAAATTAAAACACCAGCTGGAACCATTAATCCTAAAAAACTAAGATCAATAATCTTTACAGTAATTAAGTTAGCAATAGTAAAAGACATACAGAAAAATACAGTAATCACTAACCTCTTCTCAACAGAAGAAAGATTAAGACTCATAACTAAGTTTCCTCCTATAATTAATTAATTAAAAATGAAATAAAAATTAAATTTCCTCCAAGAAAAATTTTAAATTCATTA
It encodes the following:
- a CDS encoding queuosine precursor transporter → MSLNLSSVEKRLVITVFFCMSFTIANLITVKIIDLSFLGLMVPAGVLIYPLVYVLTNVITEVYGERAARRTLVLGIAADVLFVFMTTLLLFLPSPANYTGDSSLAFVFTQTPKILIASYISYLIGNLVNARLTVIVNRGDSHIGLRNLFAIAMGELVDNIIFIGLAFIGEVPVMEIAIMIFSHWVLSLIWISIAEPFTMRVVRWAKRDDAIEGSNDTTVA